One Tachysurus vachellii isolate PV-2020 chromosome 8, HZAU_Pvac_v1, whole genome shotgun sequence genomic window carries:
- the LOC132849971 gene encoding E3 ubiquitin-protein ligase TRIM39-like, translated as MTSSAKGGRSTGAFHSLVSLRNPHKKRENQKTCKSEPFIKPTMSVSMVISYFKSKIQKSPKGEKTLVLKDSNKLGKNMQMAITDNNKLNLPQKNQNKPECVRSEQKSENAGGLKIPMKGERSTGAFYNLVSLRNPHKKRENQRTCKSEAFLKPTMSLNMCVRSEQKSVNAGGLQIPRKVWENLTRPSAKVILDPNIADPTLKLSEDGRSVRTKTHKEFHSSQSFYEYHRKSAQQYNGWMCVQAKEGYSTGKHYWEVDVKGKCDWRVGVVKESAPRSGFINLNTATGYWTLRLQLGSLIALTEPITKLNQAPPAKLGVHLDVEEGQVSFYDVMKRKNIYTFDTEFRNCGKIYPVFGTMETDKPLKII; from the exons ATGACCTCGTCAGCAAAag GAGGACGCAGCACTGGGGCTTTCCACAGTCTTGTCAGTTTGAGAAATCCACACAAAAAGAGGGAAAATCAAAAAACCTGCAAATCAGAGCCATTTATTAAACCAACAATGTCCGTAAGCATG gtGATTTCATATTTCAAATCTAAG ATCCAAAAATCTCCGAAAGGGGAGAAAACTCTTGTGCTAAAGGATTCAAACAAACTGGGGAAGAACATGCAGATGGCCATCACAGACAACAACAAACTAAACCTACCAcagaaaaaccaaaacaaacctgAG TGTGTTAGAAGTGAACAGAAGTCTGAAAATGCAG gTGGTTTGAAGATTCCCATGAAAG GAGAACGCAGCACTGGGGCTTTCTACAATCTTGTCAGTTTGAGAAATCCACACAAAAAGAGGGAAAATCAAAGAACCTGCAAATCAGAGGCATTTCTTAAACCAACGATGTCTCTAAACATG TGTGTTAGAAGTGAACAGAAGTCTGTAAATGCAG gTGGTTTGCAGATTCCCAGGAAAG tgtGGGAAAACCTCACAAGACCATCAG ccAAAGTGATTCTGGATCCAAACATTGCAGATCCCACTCTCAAGCTGTCTGAGGATGGACGCTCTGTGAGAACAAAGACCCACAAAGAGTTTCATTCCAGCCAGAGCTTCTATGAATATCACAGAAAAAGTGCACAACAGTATAATGGTTGGATGTGTGTCCAAGCTAAAGAGGGCTACAGCACAGGCAAGCATTACTGGGAAGTAGATGTAAAAGGTAAATGTGATTGGAGAGTAGGAGTAGTGAAAGAGTCCGCTCCACGTTCTGGCTTTATTAATCTAAACACAGCAACAGGGTATTGGACTCTGCGTCTGCAGTTAGGTTCTCTCATAGCTCTGACTGAACCAATCACCAAACTCAATCAGGCACCACCTGCTAAGTTAGGTGTGCATCTAGACGTGGAGGAAGGTCAGGTTTCATTCTATGATgtgatgaaaaggaaaaatatttacacatttgacACAGAATTCAGGAATTGTGGGAAGATTTACCCTGTTTTTGGAACCATGGAGACAGATAAACCCCTAAAGATTATCTAA
- the LOC132849972 gene encoding butyrophilin subfamily 3 member A1-like, translated as MTWSETGEHSTGAFHSLFNLRNPHKERENQRTCKSEPFLKPKMSLMVISYFKSKIQKSPKEEKTTTDNNKQNLPQKNQNKPECARSEQKSVNAGGLKIPSKVWENLTRPSAKVILDPNTANPTLKLSEDGRSVRTKTHKEFHSSQSFYEYHRKSAQKYNGWMCVQAKEGYSTGKHYWEVDVKGKCDWRVGVVKESAPRSGFINLNTATGYWTLRLQLGSLIALTEPITKLNQAPPAKLGVHLDVEEGQVSFYDAMTRKKIYTFDTEFRNCGKIYPVFGTVETDKPLKII; from the exons ATGACCTGGTCAGAAACag GAGAACACAGCACTGGGGCTTTCCACAGTCTTTTCAATTTGAGAAATCCACACAAAGAGAGGGAAAATCAAAGAACCTGCAAATCAGAGCCATTTCTTAAACCAAAAATGTCCCTAAtg gTGATTTCATATTTCAAATCTAAG ATCCAAAAATCTCCCAAAGAggagaaaacaacaacagacaacaacaaacaaaacctaCCAcagaaaaaccaaaacaaacctgAG TGTGCTAGAAGTGAACAGAAGTCTGTAAATGCAG gTGGTTTGAAGATTCCCAGTAAAG tgtGGGAAAACCTCACAAGACCATCAG ccAAAGTGATTCTGGATCCAAACACTGCAAATCCCACTCTCAAGCTGTCTGAGGATGGACGCTCTGTGAGAACAAAGACCCACAAAGAGTTTCATTCCAGCCAGAGCTTCTATGAATATCACAGAAAAAGTGCACAAAAGTATAATGGTTGGATGTGTGTCCAAGCTAAAGAGGGCTACAGCACAGGCAAGCATTACTGGGAAGTAGATGTAAAAGGTAAATGTGATTGGAGAGTAGGAGTAGTGAAAGAGTCAGCTCCACGTTCTGGCTTTATTAATCTAAACACAGCAACAGGGTATTGGACTCTGCGTCTGCAGTTAGGTTCTCTCATAGCTCTGACTGAACCAATCACCAAACTCAATCAGGCACCACCTGCTAAGTTAGGTGTGCATCTAGACGTGGAGGAAGGTCAGGTTTCATTCTATGATGCGATGACAAGGAAAAAGATTTACACATTTGACACAGAATTCAGGAATTGTGGGAAGATTTACCCTGTTTTTGGAACCGTGGAGACAGATAAACCCCTAAAGATTATCTAA